The following coding sequences lie in one Arachis stenosperma cultivar V10309 chromosome 5, arast.V10309.gnm1.PFL2, whole genome shotgun sequence genomic window:
- the LOC130982194 gene encoding polygalacturonase At1g48100-like encodes MKSMKICTFTTLMIVIVFFVLCSSFESCSAIRGYNHHFRKLKATSSSAASPSSSNDNNTFNVLDYGAKGDGKADDTKAFEDAWADTCKTEGSTMIVPSGSEFSVKPISFSGPNCEQNIVFQLDGKIIAPIDSESWGSGTLQWIEFTKLNKITIKGKGVIDGQGSVWWNNNDSPTYNPTEEESTTSSQYSVQARNENLPSQKPTALRFYGSDGVTVAGITIQNSQQTHLKFDSCSNVQVFDINVSSPADSPNTDGIHLQNSQTVLIYSSTLACGDDCVSIQNGCSNIFIHDLSCGPSHGISIGGLGKDGTKACVSNVTVRDTSLQNSLTAVRIKTWQGGSGSVQDVMFSNIQVSDVETPIMIDQYYCDGGKCKNDTSSVAVSAIHYVNIKGTYTKEPLHFACSDNIPCTGLTLDTINLQESATQNAKSGSPFCWQTYGELKTKTVPPVTCLDSGNPPNKGINSNSNSCY; translated from the exons atgaagagTATGAAAATATGCACCTTTACTACCTTGATGATTGTAATAGTGTTTTTTGTGTTGTGTTCAAGTTTTGAAAGTTGTAGTGCCATAAGAGGCTATAACCACCATTTTAGGAAACTAAAAGCTACATCATCATCAGCTGCCTCCCCCTCTTCTTCCAATGATAACAATACTTTCAATGTATTAGACTATGGTGCTAAAGGGGATGGTAAAGCAGATGACACAAAG GCTTTTGAAGATGCATGGGCTGATACTTGCAAAACAGAGGGATCAACAATGATTGTTCCTTCTGGTTCTGAATTTTCGGTGAAACCAATCTCTTTCTCAGGCCCTAATTGTGAGCAAAACATTGTTTTTCAG CTTGATGGCAAAATCATTGCGCCTATAGACTCTGAATCTTGGGGCTCTGGCACCTTGCAATGGATTGAGTTCACAAAGCTTAATAAGATTACAATAAAGGGTAAAGGTGTCATTGATGGTCAAGGCTCTGTTTGGTGGAATAATAATGACTCACCAACTTACAATCCCACAGAAGAAGAATCAACCACATCATCACAATATTCG GTTCAAGCAAGGAACGAAAACCTACCAAGTCAAAAACCAACA GCACTTAGGTTTTACGGAAGTGATGGTGTAACAGTGGCAGGCATAACAATTCAGAATAGTCAACAAACGCATCTAAAGTTTGATTCATGCTCAAATGTTCAAGTTTTTGATATCAATGTTTCATCACCTGCTGATAGCCCTAACACTGATGGAATTCACTTGCAAAATTCCCAAACTGTCCTCATCTATAGTAGTACTCTTGCTTGTG GAGATGATTGTGTGTCTATACAAAATGGATGCTCTAACATATTCATACACGACCTCAGTTGTGGACCAAGTCATGGTATCAGTATTGGAGGCCTTGGAAAAGATGGCACCAAGGCTTGTGTTTCAAACGTCACTGTTCGAGACACTTCTCTCCAAAATAGTCTCACTGCTGTCAGGATTAAGACATGGCAG GGTGGATCTGGTTCAGTCCAAGATGTTATGTTCTCCAACATCCAAGTTTCAGATGTTGAGACTCCCATAATGATTGACCAATACTATTGTGATGGTGGCAAATGCAAGAATGACACGTCATCAGTGGCAGTATCAGCCATACACTATGTTAACATCAAAGGAACATACACAAAGGAGCCTCTTCACTTTGCATGCAGTGATAACATACCATGCACTGGCTTAACTCTTGATACTATTAACTTACAAGAATCAGCAACTCAAAATGCTAAGAGTGGTTCTCCTTTTTGTTGGCAAACTTATGGAGAATTGAAGACTAAAACTGTTCCTCCTGTTACTTGTCTTGATAGTGGCAACCCACCAAACAAGGGAATCAATTCCAACAGTAATTCTTGCTATTGA